In Scleropages formosus chromosome 10, fSclFor1.1, whole genome shotgun sequence, a single genomic region encodes these proteins:
- the foxl2a gene encoding forkhead box protein L2a, whose translation MMATYQNPEDDAMGLMVHDTNAAKEKERAKDEPLQEKSSEKTDPSQKPPYSYVALIAMAIRESSEKRLTLSGIYQYIISKFPFYEKNKKGWQNSIRHNLSLNECFIKVPREGGGERKGNYWTLDPACEDMFEKGNYRRRRRMKRPFRPPPTHFQPGKSLFGGDGYGYLSPPKYLQSSFMNNSWSLGQPPTPMPYTSCQMASGNVSPVNVKGLSAPTSYNPYSRVQSMALPSMVNSYNGMSHHHHPHPHHPQQLSPATAAPPPVSSSGGAGLQFACSRQPAELSMMHCSYWDHESKHSALHTRIDI comes from the coding sequence ATGATGGCCACTTACCAAAACCCCGAAGATGACGCAATGGGCCTGATGGTCCACGACACGAACGCGGCCAAGGAGAAGGAGCGGGCCAAAGACGAGCCCCTGCAGGAGAAGAGCTCCGAGAAGACAGACCCGTCACAGAAGCCCCCGTACTCCTACGTGGCGCTCATTGCCATGGCGATCCGGGAGAGTTCCGAAAAGAGGCTCACCTTGTCAGGTATCTACCAGTACATTATCTCCAAGTTCCCCTTCTACGAGAAGAACAAGAAGGGCTGGCAGAACAGCATCCGCCACAACCTGAGCCTCAACGAGTGCTTCATCAAGGTGCCCAGGGAAGGCGGGGGCGAGAGGAAGGGCAACTACTGGACCCTGGACCCCGCGTGCGAGGACATGTTCGAGAAGGGCaactacaggaggaggaggaggatgaagcgGCCCTTCAGACCCCCTCCCACGCATTTTCAGCCCGGCAAGTCGCTCTTCGGCGGCGACGGATACGGCTACCTGTCTCCCCCAAAGTACCTGCAGTCCAGCTTCATGAACAACTCCTGGTCACTGGGACAACCGCCCACGCCGATGCCCTACACGTCGTGTCAGATGGCGAGCGGCAACGTGAGTCCCGTGAACGTGAAGGGACTGTCGGCGCCCACGTCCTACAACCCGTACTCCCGCGTGCAGAGCATGGCGCTGCCCAGCATGGTGAACTCCTACAACGGCATGAGCCACCATCACCACCCGCACCCGCACCATCCTCAGCAGCTGAGTCCGGCCACGGCGGCCCCCCCTCCGGTGTCCTCGAGCGGCGGCGCGGGCCTGCAGTTCGCGTGCTCGCGCCAGCCCGCCGAGCTGTCCATGATGCACTGCTCGTACTGGGATCACGAGAGCAAACACTCCGCGTTGCACACACGGATTGACATTTGA